GGCGGGGCAGTCCGGCCAGCGCAAAACGCTGGCTCAGACGCTTCAGACACCACTACAACTACGATCGACCGAATCAAGCACTCAATGGCCGAACGCCAGCCGAGGAGGTGCTGAACTAGACAGTGCCCACGCGCATCGAAGTATAGAATACTGAAATGTTATGATTTCCAAAAGGTATTTATGACCGGATACGAAAGGTTGGGTAGCACCATGAGCCAAGAGAGTGTGCCACATAGCACCGCAGAGACATCACGGCGGCGACTCCTGCAGTCCACCGGCGCGGCCGGTGCGGCGGCGCTCGCCGGCTGTTTCGGCGGCGGCGACAGCGACGGGCCGACCGGCGGGGAGATTACAGGCGACGAGCCGATGACCGAACGGACGTTCACCGCGCCGACGTCGGTTATCCCGGGCGACATGCAGTGGAACGACTCGAACGACAGCAATTACCCGGACCGTCCCGGATTCGTGGTCTTCGACCGGTTGCTGTACTTCCGTGCGACGACGGGCGAATTCGTCGAGGGGGCACTCTCCGACTGGGAGGTCGGCGAGGACACGGCGACGCTGACGCTCCAGGAGGGGGTGACCTGGCACAACGGTGAGGACGCCACGGCGGCGGACCTCGAGCGAAAGCTGCACATCTCTCTGTACGACAATCACCCGATGGGGAACTACACCTCGGTCGAGAACGTCGAGGCTGTCGACGACAGGTCCGTCGAGATCGGGCTCGAAGCCGACGTCTCCGAGCCCGTTTTTCTCAACTCGATTCGGGCTCTGCAACTGGACAGGCCGGCCGAGCAGTACGAGGATATCCGCCAGGAGTTGGCGGACGATCCCGACTCGACGGCACTGACGGAGTTCGCGCCCGAAGAGCCGATCGGGACCGGCCCGTTCGCGTACGAAAACGCGGGTGAACAGGAACTCGTTACCACGAAGTTCGAGGACTCCCACTGGGCCGACGACGTCAACTTCAGGGAGTACCGGTTCCAGTTCATCGACGGGAACGAGCAGGCCTGGCAGGCGATCCGCGGCGGCACGGTCGACGCGCTGCACAACATCTTCACCTCGCCGGACATCAAGGCGTCGTTCCCCGACACTGTCGTCGAGATCCAACAGCCAACTAACTGGGGGAAATCGATCGCGTTCGACCACGAACACGAGCACCTCGGGCAGCGCGAGGTCCGGCAGGCGATCGCTCACGCGATCGATCGGGAGGTCGTCGCGGAGAACTCTGCGGGCGGCGGCGACGCGAAGGCACCCGTGGAGATACCGACCGGCATCGCCGGGAACTTCGATGGGTCGGCCCAGGACTGGCTCGACGATCCGGACGACTTCGAGGATTACTCCGGGCAGAACACCGAGCGGGCCGCCGAACTGCTCGAGGAGGCCGGCTTCTCGCGGGAGAACGGCACCTGGGTCGACGAGGACGGCGAGACACTCGAGTTCGAGTACAAGGTGCCTGCCGCCTGGAACGACTGGGTCGACGCGGCGATCACGATGAACCAGCACCTCCAGGACTTCGGCATCGAGACGAATCTCGTCACCCGTGACGACGGCGTCTACTTCGGGGAGGACCTCTACGGCGACACCGGCTTCGACGCGGCCGGGTTCTGGTTCTCGGACGGGTGGACGTATCCGTACCACTCCCTCAACTGGAGTCTCAACAGCTGGGACGCCCGGAACGTCTACAACTATCCCGAGTCGGTCGACGTTCCGCCGATCGGGGAGCCGGACGGCGAGTCCGAGACGATCGAGTTCGGTCCCGAGTTCGAAGCGCTCGTCGGCATGGATCCCGACAGCGACGGAACACGCCAGAAGATCAACGAGCTGGCGTGGGCGTTCAACTACGACCTCCCGCTGCTTCCACTCATGGAGAAGGTCGACCAGTGTTTCGTCTCGACCGAGAATTTCAAAGTCGTCGACGAGTCGGATGCGGACGCGTCCGGGATCCAGTATCCGACGACGTTCCTCCCCCGAGTCGGGAAGCTCGTAGCGAGAGCCGAGGAGTAGCTCGGACGAGTCCAATGACGCTTTCAATAACGGGACGAATCCTATACGGTATCAAATAATAGATTCATGCAAAAATACTACGTTGAACGCACATTCCAGGCGATCGTCACGGTTGTGTCGGTGATGACCCTCGCGTTCTTCCTGCTTCGGTTGATGCCGGGGAACCCTGCGGACGCCTACCGCGCCGAACTCATCCAGAACAATCCCGAGATGTCACAGGCCGTGATCGACCAGCGCGTCGAGCGCAAGCTCAACGTCCTCCCGTCCGACCCACTCCACGAGCAGTACCTGACCTACGTGGGCGGGCTGCTTCGGGGCGACCTGGGCGAGTCGATCAACGAGGGCGTCCCGGTATCGGAGATCATCGCGGGTGCGCTCCCCTGGACGATCTTCACGATGTCTATCGCGCTGTTGCTCTCGTTCACCATCGGCATCTCGCTCGGCGCCGCAATGGCGTACAAGGAGGGGAGCAGATTCGACTACGGGTCCTCCGTGCTCTCGATCCTGCTCAACTCGATCCCGAACTACATCGTCGGCATCCTGCTCATCTGGTTCCTCGGCTACCGGCTCGAACTGTTCCCTACTGGCGGCCGGTACTCGAACGACATGGAACCGGCGATGTCGCCGCTGGAGCCACTGGCGACGGCCGCGTTCCTCGGCGACGCGTTCTGGCACGCGTCGCTGTTGATCGCGTCGTTCACGATCGTCGCTGCCGGGGGCTGGGCGCTGGGAATGCGAGGGAACAGCATCCAGGTGCTCGGTGAGGACTACCTGCGGGTCGCGCGTCTCCGCGGGCTGTCCGAGCGGCGGATCGCGACGCGGTACGTCGGGCGGAACGCGGTACTCCCGCTGTACACGGCGCTCCTGATCGCGATCGGGTTCGCGCTCGGCGGCAGCGTCATCCTCGAACAGGTGTTTACCTACCCCGGCGTGGGGTACTACATGATCGAGGCGCTCGAGGCCCGCGACTATCCGCTCATGATGGGCATCTTCCTGGTGATGACGATCGCGGTGGTGATCGGCGTCTACATCGCCGACCTCACCTACGGGATCATCGACCCCCGCGCCCAGGCTCGAGGAGGTGAGCACTGATGAGCGAACGAACGGAGTCGCTTGGCGCGCTCAACGACGGCGATGCGTTCGAGACCGTCGCCGACAATACGCTGAGCCGGAGAGAACGGTACCGGCGGCTGGTCGATCGCTGGGTCCTCGCCCCGGGGAGGATCGTCTGGAGCGACGTCCGCGCTCGCATCGGCGCGCTCATCCTTCTGCTGTACGTGCTCGTGGGTCTGCTCGGCCCGAGACTCTACCCGGAACCGGCGGTCAACCAGGGGCCGAGATCGGTCACGCCGCTCGCTGAGGGGCTGACCTACCCCCTGGGGACCGACAACCTCGGCCGCGACATCCTCGGCCAGATCATCTGGGCGACGCCGTCGATGCTGCAGATGATCATGGCTGGAGGGTTGTTCGTAACGGTCATGGGAGTGGCCGTTGGCACGACCGCGGGGTACGCTGGCGGGCGGACCGACCGGGTGATCTCGCTGATTACGGATATCGTGATGACGATCCCGGGGCTCCCGCTCATCGTCATCCTGGCTGCGATACTCGAACCGCAGAATCCGATCGTTATGGGACTCATCCTGACGATCAACGTCTGGGCGGGCCTCGCCCGAGAGATCCGGTCGCAGGTCCTCTCTATCAGCCGACACTCGTACGTCGAGGCGTCGAAAGCGATGGGGCTGTCGACGCCGTCGATCATGGTCAAAGACGTCCTTCCCAACATCATGCCATACGTACTGATTACGTTCGTCAACGCAGCGAGACAGGTCATCTTCGCATCGGTCGGACTGTACTTCCTCGGCGTGTTGCCTTACGACAGCGTCGTCAACTGGGGCGTCATGATCGACCAGGCGGTCAGCGGCGGTGCGATGCACGTCACGTCGATGGCCCACTGGCTGATCGCGCCGCTGGCGACGATCACGCTCCTGTCGTTCGGGCTGATCCTGTTCTCCCAGGGTACCGATCGGATGTTCAACCCGCGCGTTCGCGCCCGTCACTCCTCGACGACTAGCTCGGACGGCGAGCCGACCGACGACGGAGCGACGCCGACGACCGGAGGTGGTGTCCGATGAGCCGAGGCACCGACGCCGCAAGCGCCGTCGGGACCGGCTCGGGCTCCGACCACGTCCTCGAATGTCGCGACGTCACCGTCGAGTTTCACATGGATCGGGGCACCTCGAAGGTCCTCAACGGGATGGATATCGACATCGAGCGCAACGAGATCATCGGCATCGTCGGCGAATCCGGCTCCGGGAAGTCGATGTTCGCGTCCGCGCTGCTGGACGCCGTCGTCGAACCCGGCGTCACCTCTGGGTCGATCAGCTACCGGCCGTCGGAGGGCGACCCGGTCGACGTTCTGGACCTCTCGACGGACCGGCTTCGCCAGCTTCGCTGGGAGGAAATTTCGATGGTGTTCCAGGGCGCCCTCTCGTCGTTCAACCCGACGCTGAAGCTTCGTGGACACTTCGTGGAGACCCTCGACGCGCACGGGTACGACGTCGAGACGGGGATGGAACGCACGCGCGAACTCCTTGCGGACCTGTACCTCGATCCCGATCGGGTGCTCGATTCGTACCCGCACGAACTCTCGGGCGGGATGAAACAGCGCGCGCTTATCGCGCTCTCGCTCGTCCTCGAACCGGAAGTGCTCGTGATGGACGAACCGACGGCAGCGCTGGACCTGCTGATGCAGCGATCGATCGTCAGCCTGCTCTCGGACCTCCGGGACAAGTACGACCTGACGATGGTATTCATTACGCACGACCTCCCGCTCGTGACGAAACTCGCGGATCGGATCGGCGTCCTCTACGCGTTCGAACTCGCGGAGGTGGGCCGGACCGAGGAGATCCTTCGATCCCCGAAGCATCCGTACACGCGAGCGCTGCTGAACTCGACGCCCGACATCGAGTCGCCGCTCGAAGAGATG
This region of Halosolutus amylolyticus genomic DNA includes:
- a CDS encoding ABC transporter substrate-binding protein, which translates into the protein MSQESVPHSTAETSRRRLLQSTGAAGAAALAGCFGGGDSDGPTGGEITGDEPMTERTFTAPTSVIPGDMQWNDSNDSNYPDRPGFVVFDRLLYFRATTGEFVEGALSDWEVGEDTATLTLQEGVTWHNGEDATAADLERKLHISLYDNHPMGNYTSVENVEAVDDRSVEIGLEADVSEPVFLNSIRALQLDRPAEQYEDIRQELADDPDSTALTEFAPEEPIGTGPFAYENAGEQELVTTKFEDSHWADDVNFREYRFQFIDGNEQAWQAIRGGTVDALHNIFTSPDIKASFPDTVVEIQQPTNWGKSIAFDHEHEHLGQREVRQAIAHAIDREVVAENSAGGGDAKAPVEIPTGIAGNFDGSAQDWLDDPDDFEDYSGQNTERAAELLEEAGFSRENGTWVDEDGETLEFEYKVPAAWNDWVDAAITMNQHLQDFGIETNLVTRDDGVYFGEDLYGDTGFDAAGFWFSDGWTYPYHSLNWSLNSWDARNVYNYPESVDVPPIGEPDGESETIEFGPEFEALVGMDPDSDGTRQKINELAWAFNYDLPLLPLMEKVDQCFVSTENFKVVDESDADASGIQYPTTFLPRVGKLVARAEE
- a CDS encoding ABC transporter permease — its product is MQKYYVERTFQAIVTVVSVMTLAFFLLRLMPGNPADAYRAELIQNNPEMSQAVIDQRVERKLNVLPSDPLHEQYLTYVGGLLRGDLGESINEGVPVSEIIAGALPWTIFTMSIALLLSFTIGISLGAAMAYKEGSRFDYGSSVLSILLNSIPNYIVGILLIWFLGYRLELFPTGGRYSNDMEPAMSPLEPLATAAFLGDAFWHASLLIASFTIVAAGGWALGMRGNSIQVLGEDYLRVARLRGLSERRIATRYVGRNAVLPLYTALLIAIGFALGGSVILEQVFTYPGVGYYMIEALEARDYPLMMGIFLVMTIAVVIGVYIADLTYGIIDPRAQARGGEH
- a CDS encoding ABC transporter permease, translating into MSERTESLGALNDGDAFETVADNTLSRRERYRRLVDRWVLAPGRIVWSDVRARIGALILLLYVLVGLLGPRLYPEPAVNQGPRSVTPLAEGLTYPLGTDNLGRDILGQIIWATPSMLQMIMAGGLFVTVMGVAVGTTAGYAGGRTDRVISLITDIVMTIPGLPLIVILAAILEPQNPIVMGLILTINVWAGLAREIRSQVLSISRHSYVEASKAMGLSTPSIMVKDVLPNIMPYVLITFVNAARQVIFASVGLYFLGVLPYDSVVNWGVMIDQAVSGGAMHVTSMAHWLIAPLATITLLSFGLILFSQGTDRMFNPRVRARHSSTTSSDGEPTDDGATPTTGGGVR
- a CDS encoding ABC transporter ATP-binding protein, with translation MSRGTDAASAVGTGSGSDHVLECRDVTVEFHMDRGTSKVLNGMDIDIERNEIIGIVGESGSGKSMFASALLDAVVEPGVTSGSISYRPSEGDPVDVLDLSTDRLRQLRWEEISMVFQGALSSFNPTLKLRGHFVETLDAHGYDVETGMERTRELLADLYLDPDRVLDSYPHELSGGMKQRALIALSLVLEPEVLVMDEPTAALDLLMQRSIVSLLSDLRDKYDLTMVFITHDLPLVTKLADRIGVLYAFELAEVGRTEEILRSPKHPYTRALLNSTPDIESPLEEMRPIDGSAPDPVDVPSGCPYHERCPLATDDCATVTPEMEAATETHDIACHHWNRVDDEIALTTEVDR